A genomic stretch from Aedes albopictus strain Foshan chromosome 2, AalbF5, whole genome shotgun sequence includes:
- the LOC134286056 gene encoding uncharacterized protein LOC134286056, giving the protein MELIDPSNEVLPPGEKTYYMPHHCIVRPGSATTKLRVVFDASCATDSGVSLNEALMVGPVVQDELFSILLRFRMSRFVIVADLQKMYRQVLVHPSDRLLQRIVFRSSPSEPIRTYELLTVTYGTASAPYLAIRCLQQLASEGESTHPRASKVLSKSFYIDDMLSGVDSEEEGIEVCSQMIDLLQSAGFKLHKWASNSPNILYNIPAELREDRNLLELDSSSTPVKTLGLLWQPDDDVFRFKIPSWSYKDSITKRLVLSESARLFDPLGLLGPIVLRSKLFMQELWKSKVSWDLPLSVQQQQFWTDFRSDLNVLDEFSVPRWAASVSDPVQTELHGFSDASENAYGACIYLRVVSASGSVSVHLITAKSRVAPKGTEKLDQMIRLPCLELCGALLLSHLYEKVESSLQIPARLFFWTDSTIVVHWLASSPSRWKKFVGNRVAEIQQITASGIWRHIPGIENPADVISRGMPAQQLVEHSLWWQGPIWLQQPNRFWPDPVRTSDDHFEREQLQEKPSVSLPAVVQNSIFSLKSSLSSLVRVVAYMQRFCSNSKKRNRETRNTDALSTAELEEALVALVKLAQQDSFADKIYVQFAPLAK; this is encoded by the coding sequence ATGGAGCTGATTGACCCTAGCAACGAAGTCTTGCCGCCTGGCGAGAAAACATACTATATGCCTCATCACTGTATCGTTCGGCCGGGCAGCGCTACGACGAAACTTCGCGTCGTATTCGATGCTTCATGCGCCACCGATAGCGGCGTTTCGCTAAATGAAGCTCTAATGGTGGGCCCCGTCGTTCAAGACGAGCTGTTCAGCATCCTCCTACGTTTCCGGATGTCTCGTTTCGTCATCGTTGCTGATCTCCAGAAAATGTACCGACAGGTGTTGGTGCATCCCTCTGATCGTCTACTCCAGCGCATCGTTTTTCGTTCCTCGCCATCAGAACCCATTCGAACTTACGAGTTGCTGACGGTTACCTATGGTACTGCGTCGGCCCCGTACCTTGCGATCCGTTGTCTTCAGCAACTTGCGTCCGAGGGTGAATCGACTCACCCCCGAGCTTCTAAGGTGTTGTCGAAAAGTTTCTACATCGACGATATGCTTTCTGGAGTGGATTCCGAAGAAGAAGGAATCGAAGTGTGCAGCCAGATGATCGATCTCCTGCAGTCAGCTGGATTCAAGCTGCATAAGTGGGCCTCCAACAGTCCCAACATTCTCTACAACATTCCTGCGGAGCTTCGAGAAGACCGCAACCTTCTAGAACTCGACTCTTCATCGACGCCGGTGAAAACTTTGGGGTTGCTGTGGCAACCAGATGACGACGTTTTTCGTTTCAAGATCCCTTCGTGGTCTTATAAAGATTCTATCACCAAACGGCTGGTTCTATCTGAGTCGGCACGCTTGTTTGATCCGCTGGGCCTGTTAGGGCCCATTGTTCTACGTTCCAAGCTCTTTATGCAAGAGTTGtggaaatccaaagtttcctgggACCTTCCGTTAAGCGTACAGCAACAGCAATTCTGGACAGATTTCCGGAGTGACCTCAACGTTCTGGATGAGTTTTCCGTTCCACGGTGGGCGGCTTCTGTAAGCGATCCTGTGCAAACCGAGCTACACGGGTTCAGCGACGCGTCCGAGAACGCGTACGGCGCTTGTATCTATCTCCGCGTCGTTTCTGCTAGCGGGAGCGTATCTGTGCACCTGATTACTGCGAAATCGAGAGTTGCACCTAAAGGAACGGAGAAACTAGACCAAATGATACGCTTACCGTGCCTCGAGCTTTGCGGAGCTCTTCTCTTGAGTCATCTGTACGAAAAGGTGGAAAGTAGTCTGCAAATCCCAGCTCGTTTATTCTTTTGGACCGATTCCACGATAGTCGTGCACTGGTTAGCGTCGTCTCCTTCTCGCTGGAAGAAATTCGTAGGAAACCGAGTAGCAGAGATTCAGCAAATCACAGCTTCCGGTATATGGAGGCACATACCAGGCATCGAGAATCCCGCGGACGTCATTTCGCGAGGAATGCCAGCACAGCAGCTTGTTGAGCACTCGCTATGGTGGCAAGGTCCCATTTGGCTGCAACAACCAAACAGGTTTTGGCCAGACCCCGTGCGAACATCAGATGACCACTTCGAACGAGAGCAACTTCAGGAGAAACCAAGTGTTTCCCTTCCAGCGGTCGTCCAGAACTCCATATTTTCGTTGAAATCTTCCCTTTCGAGTTTGGTTCGTGTTGTAGCCTATATGCAAAGATTCTGCAGCAACTCGAAGAAGCGGAACCGAGAGACCAGAAACACCGATGCTCTATCAACGGCGGAACTTGAGGAGGCTTTAGTGGCGCTCGTGAAACTTGCCCAGCAAGACTCTTTTGCGGATAAGATCTACGTTCAATTCGCGCCACTGGCCAAGTGA
- the LOC134286055 gene encoding uncharacterized protein LOC134286055: MILDNKHPFTLLVVRYYHLNRLHAGPTLLTATIRLKFWPLRLRNLLRKVTHECVNCFRSRPSLSEQIMADLPSVRVTPTLPFLNTGVDFCGPFYLRPVSRKAAPQKVFVAVFVCLSTKAIHLELVGNLSTDSFIASLKRFAARRGVPKTISCDNGTNFVGAQRTFNEFLQLFRSQQSRLDVAQRCSAEGIQFFFIPPRSPHFGGIWEAAVKSLKTHLCRTLVNALVTAEQFQTLLTQIEALLNSRPLTQLSNSPEDLDVLTPGHFLVHRPLTAIPEPSYEELPSNRLSQWQQIQEYLRRLWKRWSTEYLSGLQQRTRWTRERDNVHIGTMVLIREDNLPPQKWRYGRVVEVFPGCDGLIRVVSVRTKDGVYKRAIARVCVLPIPDNHPDYDAAVFQSFQVPATHATSDGRGPQGPLTS, from the coding sequence ATGATTTTGGACAACAAGCATCCGTTCACTCTACTGGTCGTGCGATACTATCACCTGAATCGTCTGCACGCAGGTCCCACGCTTCTCACCGCTACCATTCGTTTAAAATTCTGGCCTCTCCGACTACGAAACCTCTTGCGCAAGGTAACGCACGAATGCGTCAACTGTTTCCGCAGCCGACCCAGCTTAAGCGAGCAAATTATGGCAGATCTACCATCGGTTCGAGTAACGCCAACTTTACCGTTCCTGAACACCGGAGTGGACTTTTGCGGTCCGTTCTATCTCCGGCCGGTTTCGAGAAAGGCTGCCCCACAGAAGGTTTTTGTAGCAGTTTTTGTTTGCCTATCAACCAAGGCAATACATTTGGAGTTGGTAGGCAACCTATCTACGGATTCGTTCATCGCTTCCTTGAAGAGATTCGCTGCTCGTCGAGGGGTGCCGAAAACCATATCTTGCGACAACGGCACCAATTTCGTCGGCGCTCAACGGACATTCAACGAATTTCTACAGCTGTTCCGATCTCAACAGAGCCGCTTGGATGTAGCTCAACGATGCTCTGCCGAGGGCATCCAGTTTTTCTTCATTCCTCCTCGATCGCCGCACTTCGGCGGTATCTGGGAAGCCGCGGTTAAATCCTTAAAAACGCACCTTTGTCGCACACTGGTCAACGCCTTGGTCACCGCCGAGCAATTCCAGACGCTCCTTACGCAAATAGAAGCGCTCCTCAACTCTCGGCCGCTGACGCAGCTGAGTAACTCGCCGGAGGACTTGGACGTTCTCACTCCAGGTCATTTCTTAGTGCACCGGCCTCTAACGGCAATTCCCGAACCCTCCTACGAAGAGCTACCCAGCAATCGGCTTTCGCAGTGGCAGCAAATACAGGAATATCTCCGTCGCCTATGGAAACGATGGTCGACGGAATATTTATCAGGACTCCAACAGCGTACCCGTTGGACACGGGAACGAGACAACGTCCACATTGGAACGATGGTGTTGATCCGTGAGGACAACCTCCCGCCGCAGAAGTGGCGTTATGGTCGGGTTGTTGAAGTATTCCCGGGCTGCGATGGGCTCATCAGAGTTGTCAGCGTTCGCACCAAGGATGGAGTCTACAAACGGGCAATCGCACGAGTTTGTGTCTTGCCGATTCCGGATAACCACCCGGACTACGATGCTGCAGTGTTCCAGTCGTTCCAGGTGCCAGCAACACATGCGACGTCGGATGGGAGGGGACCTCAAGGTCCCCTCACAAGTTAA